A genome region from Roseofilum reptotaenium CS-1145 includes the following:
- a CDS encoding DUF433 domain-containing protein translates to MTAVISEHIEITPGICGGRPRILGRRIRVQDIVIWHEYMGMSPDEITSRYPTLTLSDIYAALAYYHDHFSEIKQHIREDEELVKQMQAEIPSKMPNPRLI, encoded by the coding sequence ATGACTGCTGTTATTTCCGAACATATTGAAATCACCCCTGGAATATGTGGGGGTAGACCTCGTATTCTGGGCCGTCGGATTCGAGTTCAAGATATTGTCATTTGGCATGAATATATGGGAATGTCTCCAGATGAAATTACTTCACGCTATCCAACGCTTACTTTGTCTGATATTTACGCTGCCTTGGCTTATTATCATGACCATTTCTCAGAAATTAAGCAACATATTCGTGAGGATGAAGAGTTGGTTAAGCAGATGCAAGCCGAGATTCCTTCCAAGATGCCCAATCCCCGCTTGATATAA
- a CDS encoding DUF5615 family PIN-like protein, giving the protein MEESIKFHLDENVDGAIAEGLRRRGLDVTVTAQVGLLGASDEEQVAFALVQSRVVFTHDADFLRLHRRGVEHAGIVYCQQGKRSIGEMILSLVQISQFQTLESMYRHIEFI; this is encoded by the coding sequence ATGGAAGAATCAATTAAGTTTCATTTGGATGAAAACGTAGATGGCGCGATCGCTGAGGGATTGAGACGACGTGGACTTGATGTAACCGTAACGGCTCAAGTTGGGCTTTTGGGCGCTTCTGATGAAGAGCAAGTTGCTTTTGCTTTAGTACAGTCTCGTGTCGTCTTTACTCATGATGCCGATTTTCTTCGGCTTCATCGTCGAGGTGTAGAACATGCTGGAATTGTTTATTGTCAGCAAGGAAAACGCTCAATAGGAGAAATGATCTTGTCTCTTGTACAAATCTCACAATTCCAAACTCTAGAATCTATGTATAGGCATATTGAGTTTATTTAA
- the ilvD gene encoding dihydroxy-acid dehydratase — protein MADNFRSQVVTQGVQRAPNRAMLRAVGFSDEDFTKPIVGIANGYSTITPCNVGLNDLAVRGESALKDAGAMPQMFGTITVSDGIAMGTEGMKYSLVSRDVIADAIETACNGQSMDGVLAIGGCDKNMPGAMIAIARMNIPAVFVYGGTIKPGRYKDCDLTVVSAFEAVGQHSAGKIDDTELKGIEDNACPGSGSCGGMFTANTMSSAFEAMGMSLPYSSTMAAEDEEKADSTAESAKVLVDAIRKRILPRQILTRKAFENAIAVVMAVGGSTNAVLHLLAIAHAAGVELTLDDFETIRAKVPVICDLKPSGRYVTVNLHQAGGIPQVMKILLDHGVLHGDCLTVSGQTIAEILADVPSTPREDQDVIRPWNNPMYTTGHLVVLRGNLATEGGVAKISGVKNPKITGPARVFESEEDCLAAILAGKIKPSDVIVVRYEGPKGGPGMREMLAPTSAIIGAGLGDSVGLITDGRFSGGTYGMVVGHVAPEAAVGGAIALVQEGDTIIIDAPERRLELQVSDEELAQRRAQWKPKEPAYTRGVLAKYAKLVASSSRGAVTDDL, from the coding sequence ATGGCTGATAATTTTAGAAGTCAAGTGGTTACCCAAGGTGTGCAAAGAGCGCCTAACCGAGCAATGTTGCGAGCAGTGGGGTTTAGTGATGAGGATTTCACGAAACCGATTGTCGGTATTGCCAATGGCTATAGTACGATTACGCCCTGTAATGTGGGTTTGAATGATTTGGCTGTGCGCGGGGAAAGCGCTCTCAAGGACGCGGGGGCTATGCCCCAAATGTTTGGTACGATTACGGTCAGTGATGGGATTGCGATGGGGACGGAGGGAATGAAGTATTCCTTGGTCTCTCGGGATGTGATTGCTGATGCGATCGAAACGGCCTGTAATGGTCAGAGTATGGATGGGGTTCTGGCGATTGGGGGTTGCGATAAGAATATGCCAGGGGCGATGATTGCGATCGCTCGGATGAATATTCCAGCCGTGTTTGTCTATGGAGGAACGATTAAGCCCGGTCGGTATAAGGACTGCGATCTAACGGTAGTGAGTGCCTTTGAGGCGGTGGGGCAACATAGTGCGGGTAAGATTGATGATACGGAATTAAAGGGTATTGAGGACAATGCTTGCCCAGGATCGGGATCGTGTGGGGGAATGTTTACGGCGAATACGATGTCTTCGGCCTTTGAAGCCATGGGCATGAGTTTACCCTATTCTTCGACGATGGCGGCTGAAGATGAAGAAAAAGCTGATAGCACAGCAGAGTCGGCTAAGGTGTTGGTGGATGCCATTCGTAAGCGCATCTTACCTCGCCAAATTTTAACCCGGAAGGCGTTTGAGAATGCGATCGCCGTCGTCATGGCTGTGGGAGGATCGACGAATGCGGTCTTGCATTTATTGGCGATCGCCCATGCAGCCGGTGTAGAGTTAACTCTGGATGACTTTGAAACGATCCGCGCCAAAGTCCCCGTGATCTGCGATTTAAAACCCTCGGGTCGGTACGTTACCGTCAATCTCCATCAAGCCGGTGGTATTCCTCAAGTGATGAAGATTCTACTCGACCATGGCGTACTTCATGGGGATTGCCTCACCGTCAGCGGTCAAACTATCGCCGAAATTCTTGCCGATGTCCCTTCAACTCCCAGGGAAGACCAAGATGTAATCCGTCCCTGGAATAACCCTATGTATACCACTGGTCATTTAGTCGTTTTGCGGGGCAATTTAGCCACTGAGGGCGGCGTGGCCAAGATTTCTGGCGTAAAAAACCCCAAAATCACGGGGCCAGCACGGGTGTTTGAATCTGAGGAAGACTGTTTAGCTGCCATCCTCGCCGGTAAAATTAAGCCTTCTGATGTGATTGTGGTGCGCTATGAAGGCCCCAAAGGTGGCCCCGGAATGCGGGAAATGTTAGCTCCCACCTCAGCGATTATCGGTGCAGGATTGGGCGATTCTGTGGGTTTAATTACGGATGGTCGCTTTTCTGGTGGAACCTATGGCATGGTCGTCGGTCATGTGGCTCCCGAAGCAGCCGTCGGTGGCGCGATCGCCTTGGTTCAAGAAGGCGATACTATCATTATTGACGCACCAGAGCGCCGTTTAGAACTCCAGGTTTCCGATGAAGAGTTAGCCCAACGTCGCGCCCAATGGAAACCCAAGGAACCGGCTTATACCAGAGGTGTGTTAGCCAAGTATGCCAAGTTAGTGGCCTCGAGTAGCAGAGGTGCAGTTACCGACGATTTGTAA
- a CDS encoding pentapeptide repeat-containing protein, producing MDLDELKQLYTEGQRDFRQVDLSRQLLVGIALNEANLRESQLTQVNLSKAKLKGVNLRESDLRGANLSGIDLQEANLISANLQGANLMGANLSGAGMRGADLHEADLTGANLTQANLSESILTEIRLYDANLSKATLTRSKLDEAILTKANLEGTNLTYTLLTKAHLEEVNLTNAMLSGANLEEANLTKADLSFANVSGANLRLAILYQANLRQANLSWATLRQADMRVANLFRTNLNWANLGEANLAQAMMIDAKLNQANLRNTDMTSAIMPDGSTHE from the coding sequence ATGGATCTAGACGAACTCAAGCAATTATACACCGAAGGACAACGAGATTTTCGCCAAGTGGATCTGAGTCGCCAGCTTTTAGTTGGTATTGCTCTTAACGAAGCCAATCTACGAGAGTCACAATTAACACAAGTCAATTTGAGTAAAGCCAAACTCAAGGGGGTTAATCTCAGAGAATCGGACTTACGAGGCGCAAATTTGAGCGGGATTGATTTACAAGAGGCTAATTTGATTAGTGCCAATCTTCAAGGGGCTAATTTAATGGGAGCCAATTTGAGTGGGGCAGGGATGCGAGGGGCTGATTTACATGAAGCAGATTTAACAGGAGCCAATTTAACCCAAGCCAATCTCAGTGAATCGATTTTGACAGAAATTCGCCTTTATGATGCCAATTTAAGTAAGGCAACCTTGACTCGATCCAAGTTGGATGAAGCAATTTTAACTAAGGCCAATTTAGAAGGGACAAATCTCACGTATACCTTACTAACTAAAGCTCATTTGGAAGAAGTTAATCTCACCAATGCGATGCTCAGTGGGGCGAATTTAGAGGAAGCGAATCTAACCAAGGCAGATTTGAGTTTTGCGAATGTTAGTGGGGCCAACTTAAGGTTGGCAATTTTATATCAAGCCAATCTTCGTCAGGCAAACTTAAGTTGGGCCACGTTGCGACAAGCAGATATGCGAGTGGCGAATTTGTTTCGGACCAACTTAAATTGGGCAAATTTGGGAGAGGCAAATCTAGCTCAAGCCATGATGATTGATGCTAAACTCAATCAGGCAAATTTGCGTAATACGGATATGACCAGTGCAATTATGCCCGATGGTTCCACCCATGAGTAG
- a CDS encoding CHAT domain-containing protein: MKIHHFWVWFISIFLVLLTHSSLQNAYSQTGNQSDVTGPNLQELLSFPPSESDNSSGSNDNTSFKDVEIAREAFESQFLQSDFEQAIQLFEEFQAVEYAKYFDLKLYGRTATTCEIAQILDRLAQNTQQRSAIVYMVSLQNELNILTIFPKNDACFSPQLLNKQKSESSPFAQIKTQDISRSFLEATINKFNQEITNPRKIRTTSYEPYASQLYQGLIQPLEHSLSAQNIDTLIFCLDKKLRSLPIAALYHDQHFLIEDYQIGLIPSFSLIDPAYRSVQSATLLGFGVSDGGRNQELPPLPAVPVELSWLQKIWQSQTFLDRQATVANLQEYSKTPDTRMMHIATHAEFRPGDISNSFIQLWDRNVGLDQLRELSQDSQWNQNPRVELLTLSACRTALGSEEAELGFSGLALQAGVKTSLGSLWYTSDEGSLALMAEFYHQLQNSTVKITALRQTQLKMINGSINIREGRLHLSSDLTIDIQDQFSRSQTFNHPYYWSAYTLIGNWN; encoded by the coding sequence ATGAAAATTCATCATTTTTGGGTCTGGTTCATCTCCATTTTTCTTGTCCTTCTCACCCATTCATCCCTACAAAACGCCTACTCCCAAACCGGCAATCAATCTGATGTCACTGGCCCTAATCTTCAAGAACTCTTATCCTTTCCTCCTTCAGAATCTGATAATTCTTCTGGGAGTAACGATAACACCTCATTCAAAGACGTAGAAATCGCTCGAGAAGCCTTTGAAAGCCAATTTCTTCAATCCGATTTTGAACAAGCCATTCAACTGTTTGAAGAATTTCAAGCCGTCGAATATGCAAAATATTTCGATCTCAAACTCTATGGCCGAACCGCAACCACTTGTGAAATCGCACAAATCCTCGATCGGTTAGCCCAAAACACCCAACAGCGATCGGCCATCGTTTATATGGTTTCCCTACAAAACGAATTGAATATACTTACCATTTTTCCTAAAAATGATGCTTGTTTCTCTCCCCAATTATTAAACAAACAAAAATCAGAATCCTCTCCATTTGCCCAAATAAAAACACAAGACATTTCCCGCTCCTTTCTAGAAGCAACTATCAATAAATTTAACCAAGAAATTACCAATCCACGAAAAATCAGAACCACCAGCTATGAACCCTATGCCAGTCAACTCTACCAAGGGTTGATTCAACCACTAGAACACTCCTTATCTGCTCAGAACATAGACACCTTAATCTTTTGTTTGGACAAAAAACTTCGCTCTCTTCCCATTGCTGCCCTCTACCATGACCAACATTTTCTGATCGAAGACTATCAGATTGGTTTAATTCCCAGCTTTAGTCTGATCGATCCAGCCTATCGTTCCGTTCAATCAGCTACATTATTAGGATTTGGCGTATCGGATGGAGGGCGAAACCAGGAATTACCCCCCTTACCTGCGGTTCCTGTGGAACTTTCTTGGCTGCAAAAAATTTGGCAAAGTCAAACCTTTTTAGACCGACAAGCCACCGTTGCAAATTTACAGGAATATAGCAAAACTCCAGATACTCGGATGATGCATATTGCCACTCATGCCGAATTTAGACCCGGAGATATCAGCAACTCTTTCATTCAATTATGGGATCGCAATGTGGGATTAGATCAATTGCGTGAATTATCTCAAGATTCTCAATGGAATCAAAATCCTAGGGTTGAACTTTTAACGCTCAGTGCTTGTCGCACAGCCCTAGGAAGTGAAGAAGCAGAATTAGGGTTTTCTGGATTAGCTTTACAAGCAGGAGTTAAAACTTCTCTTGGCAGTTTATGGTATACTTCTGATGAAGGTTCACTGGCATTAATGGCAGAATTTTATCATCAACTTCAGAATTCAACCGTTAAAATTACTGCCTTAAGACAAACACAATTAAAGATGATTAATGGTTCGATTAATATCCGTGAGGGTCGTCTTCATCTCTCTTCAGATTTAACGATTGATATACAAGATCAATTTTCTAGATCCCAAACCTTTAATCATCCCTACTATTGGTCAGCGTATACCTTGATTGGCAACTGGAATTAA
- a CDS encoding ferredoxin-thioredoxin reductase variable chain — protein sequence MSVKVGDRVRVKAPLVIYHHPRHRNEPFDLKGEEGEVIDLASTYNWKGEEVSISANFPVVVQFPNIGKRFKAHLKEDELEVI from the coding sequence ATGAGTGTAAAAGTTGGCGATCGCGTTCGGGTCAAAGCACCTTTAGTTATTTATCATCATCCCCGACATCGCAATGAACCGTTCGATCTCAAGGGTGAGGAAGGGGAGGTGATTGATTTAGCCTCTACATACAATTGGAAAGGTGAAGAAGTGAGCATCAGTGCGAATTTCCCTGTCGTTGTTCAATTTCCAAACATTGGTAAGCGGTTTAAAGCCCATTTGAAAGAAGATGAATTAGAAGTCATTTAA